AGGGCATGGTAGTCCgagccgccccccccctccttctttccGCCCAGCTTGTGGCCGGCATCAAGGAAGGGCATGCGGTGGATGCGGGGGTCCCGACTCCTCACCACCTGCAGACTCTCCCGGATGAGGCCGTGCCGGGATTTGATGCGGGAGCTGGCGACCGCCCGCGGGTCCCGCACCAGGTGGATGACTTTGAGGTCCAGGGTCGGGTCCCGCATAAGCGGGGCGAGGATGGCCAGGTCGAAGACGCGGACGCCCTTGATGACCAGCGTGCGGTACTTATGGCACTCCTCCTGGAAGCGGCTGAGGCGCTGCGGGGGGCACTTCTTGCACACCCGGTCGTCCACCATGCCCACCACCTCCTTGCGGTAGGCCGGGCAGAGGGGTGAGGAGCAGATGACCTTGTTGGTGGCCGCCCCAAAGATGCCCAGCGTGGTGAGGTTCTTCCCGGCGCCCGCCGTGCTGTAGAGCTGGAAGACGGAGAGGTCGCAGCGGTATAGGGAGCTCAGCATGTCGCGGGCTGCCCCTTGCAGCGAGACGGCGTCCCCGGGGTACAGCTTCTGCCAGACGTGCCACACGGGCTCGTAGAGGAAGAAGACCTCGGGGTTCTGGTTGAAGAGCTCCCCGAAGAAGGACGACCCGGAGCGCCAGGTGGTGAACACGTAGACCAGCTGCCGCCGGGCGCCCTGCGGGCCGCGGCTCCCCACCGACGgcgccgggggcggcggcggcgggggccggtGCCGGGGGGCCGCCGGGGGCTCTCCGCAGCGCCGCGGCTCCCGCCGCCACTTGTACTCCAGCAGGTTGAGGGcggcgaggagcagcagcagcgcgtAGCCCAGGCACAGCGCCAGCGCCTTCCGCCGGCACACTTTCATGctgggcggcggcggcggggccaaCTGTTGCTCAGCGCCCCGGCGCCCCGGGCCCCGCGGCGGGCAGCAGGGCGCACCGCCCCCGGCGCCGACTCCCGCCCGGCCCCCCGCGCCCGGCCCGCATGGCGCAGCCGCCGCCGcgacggccccgccgccgccgccgcccccccgccccgccgctgcccTACTTAGAGGCCGCGCGGCCCCCCGCGTTTCTTCCGCGCCGCCATCGCCCGGCGCCGCCGCAGCCCGAGCTCCCCGCGGCCGCCGGGGCAGAGGCGGCGCCGGGCCGGGCTCCGCTGCGCTCCGCCCCGGGGGCGGGGAgagccgggggggctccgcgcCCACAGCGCGCAtcgcgccccggccccgccgggcgGCCGCTGAGGTGCGGCCCGAGATGGCGGCCGCGGCGCCGCTCgtagcgggggggggggggcgaggaaCGGGCGGGGAGCCGGCCCCGGGCCGGGGGGCTCGTCCTGCGGCCCCCACCCCAGCAGGCGGGGGTGCCGGGCGCCAGGGGA
The DNA window shown above is from Aythya fuligula isolate bAytFul2 chromosome 9, bAytFul2.pri, whole genome shotgun sequence and carries:
- the CHST2 gene encoding carbohydrate sulfotransferase 2, giving the protein MRAVGAEPPRLSPPPGRSAAEPGPAPPLPRRPRGARAAAAPGDGGAEETRGAARPLSRAAAGRGGGGGGGAVAAAAAPCGPGAGGRAGVGAGGGAPCCPPRGPGRRGAEQQLAPPPPPSMKVCRRKALALCLGYALLLLLAALNLLEYKWRREPRRCGEPPAAPRHRPPPPPPPAPSVGSRGPQGARRQLVYVFTTWRSGSSFFGELFNQNPEVFFLYEPVWHVWQKLYPGDAVSLQGAARDMLSSLYRCDLSVFQLYSTAGAGKNLTTLGIFGAATNKVICSSPLCPAYRKEVVGMVDDRVCKKCPPQRLSRFQEECHKYRTLVIKGVRVFDLAILAPLMRDPTLDLKVIHLVRDPRAVASSRIKSRHGLIRESLQVVRSRDPRIHRMPFLDAGHKLGGKKEGGGGSDYHALGAMEVICSSMAKTLQTALHPPDWLQGNYMAVRYEDLVVEPIKTLRQVYGFVNLAVSPEMEKFTLNMTSGPGYSSKPFVVSARNATQALSAWRTALSYQQIKQVEEYCHQPMALLGYERVGSPEEVKDLSRTLLRKPRL